From the genome of Nicotiana sylvestris chromosome 1, ASM39365v2, whole genome shotgun sequence:
atgagatggctgacacttcgtcAGCCTGGCAGAGTCGGGAAAATGTTCCTTAGAGAGACCCTAATGTCATAAATTTTCACAAGGAACTTCAAGACCACGGACAAGCCATAGCTGGGTTGACAACAACTATGAACCAGTTAGCTAAAGCACAACTTCAGCAGATTTAGGGACTAAAGCAAGTAAACGCAATGGAAGAGGTTAATCTATTGGTAAACAAGAGGAGACACCATGGGAAACAAATGCAAAGCAATCAAGATCAATATGAGAAAGGTAGCAGTGGTTACAACCAAGATGATGGGTACTGTGAGCAAAGTGAAGAGGTTTGTATGCCAACAACTATCAAGGACAATGAGGTAATACTCCATATCAACAATGGAGATCACAAGGAAATAATCAGAACTGGGGCAACCAAGCCCAAAGaaattggaacaataacaacaactccAACGATTGGGGGAACACCAACTAAAATTGGGGTAATAATagcaattggggtggcaacaacaACCAAGGAGGTTGAAATAATGGTAATCAAGGTAATTGGGGGTTGGGTTTTCAAAGGCCTCCAACatttcaacaaccaaacaatctgcctccatttccgtcccaaggtcctagctcgtctaacaatgagatgggacagattgagtcaatgtttgagcaaatgatgaaaaagaacgcCGACTGTGATGCCCAATTGGCGTCCTATAATACTTCTATCTGCAACCTAGAGGTTGAACACTTGGGATTTCGAAAGCTTTGAACACTCGCCCTAAGGGAGCACTACCTagtgacacggtagtaaacccaaagggtgggaacaatatcGGCCATGCAATGGCGGTGACCATAAGGAGCGGTAGAGGTGGTGAAGCAAgtacctccaagcaaaaggaagttgtgagtgatgatgGTGAATTGCAAAATAAAGATGATCCTATAGTTTTTAAGCAAGTAAATGAAGAGAAGTTGGATGGTGAGGTGAGAATTGATTGTCATAACAATGAGGAGGAGAcacaaaatgacgtgaacccgtctaggaaaTACGTGATAGACATACCGAAAACGGTAATGCCTAAAGCAAGGATCCTTTGCtaaggcctcctccaccttaccctcaaagacttacaaagcagaagaatgaaaaccagttcaagaagtttattgagatgatgaaaaaTTTGTCGATCAATGTGCccttggtggaagctcttgagcaaatgccgggatattccaagtttatgaaagacttggtaattaaaaagagatctatggattgtgagaccatcaaaataactcatcaagtgagtgtcattgtgcactcgatggctccaaagcttgaaaATCCCGACGCATTtaccattccatgtaccattgggagtgcgtaTTTTTCAAAGGccttgtgtgatttgggagcaagtaaAAATTTGATGTCTTACTCTGTATTCAAAGatttgggtattggtcaaccgagagctacttcaattagattgcaaatggccgatagaacaatgaagaggctgcttggtattattgatgatgttcttgtccgagttgacaagtttattttgcctgCGGATTTTGTGATTCTCGACTGTGAAGTTGACTATGAGGTACCGATAATATTAGGAAGGCCTTTCCTAGCAATAGGTAAGgaattggttgatgtggaagcaggagaGCTCACCTTCCAGGTGGGTGACGAAAACGTTATCTTCCACatatgcaaatcaatgaggcagacGAATAGTACTAAGGTTTGTTCTTTTGTGGATCTGGTGACggaggtgatagttgatgacaTGAGTGCCATGATTAATGTGGAAGATCCTTTGGAAGCTGTATTGTTGAACCATGATGTCACCGAGGATGAAGTATTGGTAGAGTATGTCAATGCCTTGCAAGGAGTGGgttcttattcctatgagcccCATAAACGAGTTATTATTCCTATGAGCCCCATAAACTTcccttggatcttgagaacagaaagactccaccaacaaagccctcaatcgtgGAACCTCCCGTATTGGAGTTGAATCCTTTGACTCCACAACTTAGGTATGAATCTTTGGGACCTTGTTCCACTTTGTCTATTATTCTTTCTTCGTGCcttactaacgtgcaggtagatgtCACCCTTGAGGTACttcaaataagaaagaggtcAATTGGATGAACTCTAgttgatattcgggggataagccccgccttttacATGCACACGATTATACTTGAGGATGATGCCAAACCCTTTGTGGAACATAAAAAgaggttgaacgaggctatgcaagaggtcatcaagaaggaagttatcaaatggctagatgcaggggttgtgtaccccatcttggatagttcatggactttaCCGGTACAAAATGTACCGAAAGGGGGGGTATGACTGTGGTCACAaatgagcaaaatgagttgatccccactaggactgtcaccggatggagggtatgcatggactactggAAGCTGAACAAAGTGACCCACAAATATcattttccattgccttttcttgatcaaatGCTGGATAGACTTGCTAGGCGTTCCTACTACTGCTTTTTGGATAGGTACTCAGGCTACAACTAGATTATGATTGCACCAGAGGACCAGGAGAAAAGCACCTTCACATGTTCGTATGGCACCTTTTCATTTTcccggatgccatttggtttgtgtaatgcaccggctaccttTCAATGatgtatgatggctatatttactgacatggtggaggacttattggaagtgttcatggatgattttagtgttgtgggtgactcttttGAATAATGTTTGGGTAATCTTGAtaaagtgttggcccgatgtgagaAGACAAATCTAGtacttaattgggaaaagtgccactttatggtcgaggagggcattgtccttggccataagatctcaaagaatggtATCAAAGTGGACAAAGCGAAGATTGAAGTAATTTCAAAATTCCCTCCTCCTACTTCCGTCAAAGGAGTGTGGAGcattcttgggcatgcggggttctaccgaaggttcatctAGGACTTCTCCAATGTGGTAAATcccttgtgcaaattgttggaaaagGATGAAAAGTTTGTGTTTAATAATGAGTGCATGAAAGCTTTTGAGCTTCTCAAGTATACAttgactaccactcccatcatcaccacacccaattggagcttgccatttgagctcatgtgtgatacTAGTGACGTTGGGGTAGGAGCGGTCTTGGGGCAAAGGGTTAACAAGATGTTttatccggtgtactatgcaagcaaaacTATGAATGATGCCCAGGTTAATTATACGGTGACAGATAAAGAGTTGCTAGCCATTGTGTTTGTAATGGAAAAGTTTAGGActtatcttatgggtgctaaggtgATTATTCATACTGATCACGCGGCACTCCGTTATTTGATGACCAAAAAGGACTCTAAAgctagattgatgagatgggttttgTTGCTTCAAGAATTTGAACTACAGATTGTTGATTGGAAAGGAAgtaaaaatcaagtggcggaccacttgtcccgcttggaagaggaggggagacCCAAAGATGGTCTGGAAATTGATGAtgcattcccggatgaacaactACTCTCAGTTTCTTTGAATAGTATGCCTTGGTTCGCCGATGTGGCCAATTTTCTTATGACCGACATTGTTTcgagtgagctctcttctaaccaatgGAAGAAGCTTAAATGGGACAACTTGGATTATTACTAGGAAGAGTCTTATCTTTTCAAGATTTATAATGATGGTATGATCTGGAGATGTGTtccggaagaggagcaaatgagaaTTCTTGATGCTTGCCATTCCTCGCCCTACGGTGGTCATCATAGTAGGGTGAGAACTGCATCAAAGGTTCTTAgttgtggtttttattggcctactCTGTATAAAGATGTTGGTGAGCTTGtaaagagatgtgatgagtgtcagagagctggtggaatttccaagaaggatgaaatgcctctcaccactattctagaggttgacattttGACGTGTGGGGCATAGACTTCATGGGGACTTTTGTGAGTTCGTGTGGCAACACTTATATTCTGGTGgccgttgattatgtttccaagtgggttgaggctattgtttaccttgaaaatggtaattataattagatttgattttgtggttctaaaaatatgtgatttatcttAATGCTAGTTattaggcagtagatgctaagtgtgagataAAAGCTTAAAGATAGTATGGTAAGCAAACCGAATGGCCGAGAAACGGGATCTTGGTCTAGCTTATGCTGGGCCCCGAGGTCGAGCTAAAACCTTAGGTTATGGACGACCGATGAATGACTAACAGATTTGGGAGCCTTGATGgtagctctttatgatcaatgatgagtaataaatgaagaataattaatgaaacacaataaatgtaagcaataaatcaaagcgAAGACAATAGaaaatgtttaagttagagagcggagaatgttcttgttcttgtattaaATTTCTTGTGTgtaaaaaataacaagggtcctctttatataggaggaggaatcccaacatagtacgtATGCATTTAGTACAAAGGTCTGCAGCTGGTACAGCTATTTTATGTCACTATACGGACTTGCACTATTCTTATAGACTTGGTCAGCTCTCACCACTtgccttgggaatctcccactcACTCAACATAGCCACTGATTTGCTCTGTCCTAAGGTCGAGCATAGGGAAACCTCAGGATCGAGCCCCGAACTATGCCTCATTCCTCCTAAAGATGGGGTATGGAATGttataatgatcataaaatcggactctccgattttagccgtatacagatagtcttcgCATTTCTTAGAATAGAATAATATGAAATGACTTTGACATTGATTTCCTCGAGCCTCTCACGATGACGTCATGCTTATGACATAAGTTTTTGCTATAACTAAAACATCCCATCAGTTCATCTTCCCAGAAGCATTCAATACACGGCCGGTTGATTTTCCCATAAGCGGTGATGTCGCAGCCGATCCGCTTTCCAAGAAGCATTGATTGCGCCAGTCAATACGTTTCCCAAAGGCACTGATTGCGCCGTCGGTTACGTTACTATATTTCTATaaatggaaggttacttgaaccaAAACTCCACCTAGCCATTCTTCGATAGCCTTTAAcccttttcttctcttcatcctcatccaaaCTCTAACATTTATGGTTGAAGCCCGTGACAGGTCACACGGCAGTGGTTTTGCTAGTTATGCCATGTCTCTTTTTTAGAGCTATTCCCCACTGAGTGGGATCGTtctggttttttttttgttgttgttgttgttggacaGAAATAATGAGAGAGGGGATTCAAATTATTCCCGTATTAGAGGATATGTGGACCATGAACTGCTCACCTCTCTTAACTTCAACTTGGTGTGGCGCTATACTCCTTTTGgtttccatggagtgaggtggcGCCATCTACAAATTTTTGCATCCCATACCAGTACAATGTCTCAAGAAGTAGCTTCccaatagtagtgctggcgagACCCACACTCACCAAATTTTTCACCAAGCCACGATTTTCCCTGCCTGttaaaagcttttg
Proteins encoded in this window:
- the LOC138889945 gene encoding uncharacterized protein, whose translation is MAVTIRSGRGGEASTSKQKEVVSDDGELQNKDDPIVFKQVNEEKLDGEVRIDCHNNEEETQNDVNPSRKYVIDIPKTFKKFIEMMKNLSINVPLVEALEQMPGYSKFMKDLVIKKRSMDCETIKITHQVSVIVHSMAPKLENPDAFTIPCTIGSAYFSKALCDLGASKNLMSYSVFKDLGIGQPRATSIRLQMADRTMKRLLGIIDDVLVRVDKFILPADFVILDCEVDYEVPIILGRPFLAIGKELVDVEAGELTFQVGDENVIFHICKSMRQTNSTKVCSFVDLVTEVIVDDMSAMINVEDPLEAVLLNHDVTEDEVLVEYVNALQGVGSYSYEPHKRVIIPMSPINFPWILRTERLHQQSPQSWNLPYWS